From the Apus apus isolate bApuApu2 chromosome 4, bApuApu2.pri.cur, whole genome shotgun sequence genome, one window contains:
- the HNRNPH3 gene encoding heterogeneous nuclear ribonucleoprotein H3 isoform X2 produces the protein MDWTGKHNGPNDTTNDGTVVRLRGLPFGCSKEEIVQFFQGLEIVPNGITLTLDYQGRSTGEAFVQFASKEIAENALGKHKERIGHRYIEIFKSSKSEIRGFSDMPRRMMGQQRPGPYDRPLGGRGGYYGAGRGRYGGFDDYGGYNNYGYGNDGYDDRMRDGRGMGGHGYGAAGDAGSGFHGGGHFVHMRGLPFRATENDIANFFSPLNPIRVHIDIGADGRATGEADVEFVTHEDAVAAMSKDKNHMQHRYIELFLNSTAGGGSGMGGYGRDGMDQGYGSVGRMGMGSNYSGGYGTPDGLGGYSRGSGNSGGYYGQGSMGGGGWRGMY, from the exons atgGACTGGACTGGAAAGCATAACGGGCCAAATGATACAACCAATGATGGAACAGTGGTACGACTTCGAGGCCTGCCATTTGGCTGCAGCaaagaagaaattgttcaaTTTTTCCAAG GGTTGGAAATCGTGCCAAATGGGATAACATTGACGCTGGACTACCAGGGGAGAAGCACAGGGGAGGCCTTCGTGCAGTTTGCTTCAAAGGAGATAGCAGAAAATGCTCTGGGGAAACACAAGGAAAGAATAGGGCACAG ATACATTGAAATCTTCAAAAGTAGTAAGAGCGAAATCAGAGGATTCTCTGACATGCCAAGAAGAATGATGGGACAGCAGCGACCTGGACCATATGATAGACCATTAGGAGGAAGAGGGGGTTATTATGGAGCTGGGCGTGGAA GGTATGGTGGCTTTGATGATTACGGTGGCTATAATAACTATGGCTATGGAAACGATGGCTATGATGACAGGATGAGGGATGGCAGAG GCATGGGAGGCCATGGCTatggagcagctggagatgcCGGCTCAGGTTTCCATGGGGGCGGTCACTTTGTTCACATGAGAGGGCTGCCTTTCCGAGCAACGGAAAACGACATTGCTAAC TTTTTCTCACCATTGAACCCCATAAGAGTGCACATTGACATTGGGGCAGATGGAAGAGCCACAGGAGAGGCAGATGTGGAATTTGTAACACACGAGGATGCAGTAGCTGCCATGTCTAAGGATAAAAATCACATGC aGCATCGATATATTGAACTATTCCTGAATTCAACTGCTGGAGGTGGCTCTGGAATGGGAGGCTATGGCAGAGATGGAATGG ATCAAGGTTACGGTTCTGTTGGCAGAATGGGGATGGGTAGCAATTACAGCGGCGGGTACGGAACTCCAGACGGCCTGGGAGGATACA GTCGTGGCAGTGGAAATAGTGGAGGATACTATGGGCAAGGCAGTATGGGTGGAGGAGGATGGCGTGGAATGTATTGA
- the HNRNPH3 gene encoding heterogeneous nuclear ribonucleoprotein H3 isoform X4, with protein sequence MPRRMMGQQRPGPYDRPLGGRGGYYGAGRGSMYDRMRRGGGGYDGGYGGFDDYGGYNNYGYGNDGYDDRMRDGRGMGGHGYGAAGDAGSGFHGGGHFVHMRGLPFRATENDIANFFSPLNPIRVHIDIGADGRATGEADVEFVTHEDAVAAMSKDKNHMQHRYIELFLNSTAGGGSGMGGYGRDGMDQGYGSVGRMGMGSNYSGGYGTPDGLGGYSRGSGNSGGYYGQGSMGGGGWRGMY encoded by the exons ATGCCAAGAAGAATGATGGGACAGCAGCGACCTGGACCATATGATAGACCATTAGGAGGAAGAGGGGGTTATTATGGAGCTGGGCGTGGAAGTATGTATGACAGAATGCGTCGAGGAGGTGGTGGATATGACGGTG GGTATGGTGGCTTTGATGATTACGGTGGCTATAATAACTATGGCTATGGAAACGATGGCTATGATGACAGGATGAGGGATGGCAGAG GCATGGGAGGCCATGGCTatggagcagctggagatgcCGGCTCAGGTTTCCATGGGGGCGGTCACTTTGTTCACATGAGAGGGCTGCCTTTCCGAGCAACGGAAAACGACATTGCTAAC TTTTTCTCACCATTGAACCCCATAAGAGTGCACATTGACATTGGGGCAGATGGAAGAGCCACAGGAGAGGCAGATGTGGAATTTGTAACACACGAGGATGCAGTAGCTGCCATGTCTAAGGATAAAAATCACATGC aGCATCGATATATTGAACTATTCCTGAATTCAACTGCTGGAGGTGGCTCTGGAATGGGAGGCTATGGCAGAGATGGAATGG ATCAAGGTTACGGTTCTGTTGGCAGAATGGGGATGGGTAGCAATTACAGCGGCGGGTACGGAACTCCAGACGGCCTGGGAGGATACA GTCGTGGCAGTGGAAATAGTGGAGGATACTATGGGCAAGGCAGTATGGGTGGAGGAGGATGGCGTGGAATGTATTGA
- the HNRNPH3 gene encoding heterogeneous nuclear ribonucleoprotein H3 isoform X3 has translation MDWTGKHNGPNDTTNDGTVVRLRGLPFGCSKEEIVQFFQGLEIVPNGITLTLDYQGRSTGEAFVQFASKEIAENALGKHKERIGHRYIEIFKSSKSEIRGFSDMPRRMMGQQRPGPYDRPLGGRGGYYGAGRGSMYDRMRRGGGGYDGGYGGFDDYGGYNNYGYGNDGYDDRMRDGRGMGGHGYGAAGDAGSGFHGGGHFVHMRGLPFRATENDIANFFSPLNPIRVHIDIGADGRATGEADVEFVTHEDAVAAMSKDKNHMQHRYIELFLNSTAGGGSGMGGYGRDGMDQGYGSVGRMGMGSNYSGGYGTPDGLGGYSMYA, from the exons atgGACTGGACTGGAAAGCATAACGGGCCAAATGATACAACCAATGATGGAACAGTGGTACGACTTCGAGGCCTGCCATTTGGCTGCAGCaaagaagaaattgttcaaTTTTTCCAAG GGTTGGAAATCGTGCCAAATGGGATAACATTGACGCTGGACTACCAGGGGAGAAGCACAGGGGAGGCCTTCGTGCAGTTTGCTTCAAAGGAGATAGCAGAAAATGCTCTGGGGAAACACAAGGAAAGAATAGGGCACAG ATACATTGAAATCTTCAAAAGTAGTAAGAGCGAAATCAGAGGATTCTCTGACATGCCAAGAAGAATGATGGGACAGCAGCGACCTGGACCATATGATAGACCATTAGGAGGAAGAGGGGGTTATTATGGAGCTGGGCGTGGAAGTATGTATGACAGAATGCGTCGAGGAGGTGGTGGATATGACGGTG GGTATGGTGGCTTTGATGATTACGGTGGCTATAATAACTATGGCTATGGAAACGATGGCTATGATGACAGGATGAGGGATGGCAGAG GCATGGGAGGCCATGGCTatggagcagctggagatgcCGGCTCAGGTTTCCATGGGGGCGGTCACTTTGTTCACATGAGAGGGCTGCCTTTCCGAGCAACGGAAAACGACATTGCTAAC TTTTTCTCACCATTGAACCCCATAAGAGTGCACATTGACATTGGGGCAGATGGAAGAGCCACAGGAGAGGCAGATGTGGAATTTGTAACACACGAGGATGCAGTAGCTGCCATGTCTAAGGATAAAAATCACATGC aGCATCGATATATTGAACTATTCCTGAATTCAACTGCTGGAGGTGGCTCTGGAATGGGAGGCTATGGCAGAGATGGAATGG ATCAAGGTTACGGTTCTGTTGGCAGAATGGGGATGGGTAGCAATTACAGCGGCGGGTACGGAACTCCAGACGGCCTGGGAGGATACA gtatGTATGCGTGA
- the HNRNPH3 gene encoding heterogeneous nuclear ribonucleoprotein H3 isoform X1, with translation MDWTGKHNGPNDTTNDGTVVRLRGLPFGCSKEEIVQFFQGLEIVPNGITLTLDYQGRSTGEAFVQFASKEIAENALGKHKERIGHRYIEIFKSSKSEIRGFSDMPRRMMGQQRPGPYDRPLGGRGGYYGAGRGSMYDRMRRGGGGYDGGYGGFDDYGGYNNYGYGNDGYDDRMRDGRGMGGHGYGAAGDAGSGFHGGGHFVHMRGLPFRATENDIANFFSPLNPIRVHIDIGADGRATGEADVEFVTHEDAVAAMSKDKNHMQHRYIELFLNSTAGGGSGMGGYGRDGMDQGYGSVGRMGMGSNYSGGYGTPDGLGGYSRGSGNSGGYYGQGSMGGGGWRGMY, from the exons atgGACTGGACTGGAAAGCATAACGGGCCAAATGATACAACCAATGATGGAACAGTGGTACGACTTCGAGGCCTGCCATTTGGCTGCAGCaaagaagaaattgttcaaTTTTTCCAAG GGTTGGAAATCGTGCCAAATGGGATAACATTGACGCTGGACTACCAGGGGAGAAGCACAGGGGAGGCCTTCGTGCAGTTTGCTTCAAAGGAGATAGCAGAAAATGCTCTGGGGAAACACAAGGAAAGAATAGGGCACAG ATACATTGAAATCTTCAAAAGTAGTAAGAGCGAAATCAGAGGATTCTCTGACATGCCAAGAAGAATGATGGGACAGCAGCGACCTGGACCATATGATAGACCATTAGGAGGAAGAGGGGGTTATTATGGAGCTGGGCGTGGAAGTATGTATGACAGAATGCGTCGAGGAGGTGGTGGATATGACGGTG GGTATGGTGGCTTTGATGATTACGGTGGCTATAATAACTATGGCTATGGAAACGATGGCTATGATGACAGGATGAGGGATGGCAGAG GCATGGGAGGCCATGGCTatggagcagctggagatgcCGGCTCAGGTTTCCATGGGGGCGGTCACTTTGTTCACATGAGAGGGCTGCCTTTCCGAGCAACGGAAAACGACATTGCTAAC TTTTTCTCACCATTGAACCCCATAAGAGTGCACATTGACATTGGGGCAGATGGAAGAGCCACAGGAGAGGCAGATGTGGAATTTGTAACACACGAGGATGCAGTAGCTGCCATGTCTAAGGATAAAAATCACATGC aGCATCGATATATTGAACTATTCCTGAATTCAACTGCTGGAGGTGGCTCTGGAATGGGAGGCTATGGCAGAGATGGAATGG ATCAAGGTTACGGTTCTGTTGGCAGAATGGGGATGGGTAGCAATTACAGCGGCGGGTACGGAACTCCAGACGGCCTGGGAGGATACA GTCGTGGCAGTGGAAATAGTGGAGGATACTATGGGCAAGGCAGTATGGGTGGAGGAGGATGGCGTGGAATGTATTGA